The sequence below is a genomic window from Mycobacterium sp. ITM-2016-00316.
CGCGGCGGCCCAGCAGGATCGATGGCATGACCCGCTCGACGATGTCACGGATGTAGCCACCGGGAATCTCACCCTCGTCGAGCGCGTTCAGCGTGGCCTTCACCGCGCCGCAGCTGTCGTGTCCCAGCACCGCGATCAGCGGCACGTTGAGCACACCGACCGCGTACTCGATGGAACCGAGGACCGCCGAGTCGATGACGTGACCGGCCGTGCGGACCACGAACATCTCGCCGAGACCCTGGTCGAAGATGAGCTCGGCCGCGACGCGGCTGTCACCGCAGCCGAACAGGACCGCGGTCGGCTTCTGCGCCTCGGTCAGCCGGGCACGGTCCTCGATCCCCTGGCTGGGATGCAGCGGCTTTCCGGCAACAAAACGCTCGTTACCCTCTTTGAGTGACTTCCACGCGGCGATGGGATTCGAGTTGGGCATGATCGGTATTGTGCCCGAGCCCGCTTTCGGTATCGACCCGGAGGAGCTGCTGGCCTGGTTCGAGGAGTCCGAACGCGATCTCCCGTGGCGGCGGCCCGAGGTCACCGCGTGGCAGATCCTGGTGAGCGAGTTCATGCTGCAGCAGACGCCGGTGAACCGGGTGGAGCCAATCTGGCTGGCCTGGGTTGCCCGCTGGCCGACGCCGTCGGCGACCGCGGCGGCCGGCCCGGCCGATGTGCTGCGAGCGTGGGGCAAGTTGGGCTATCCGCGCCGCGCCAAGCGTCTGCACGAGTGCGCGGTGACCATCGCGACCCATCACGGCGACGAGGTGCCCACCGATGTGGAGACCCTACTGACCCTGCCCGGCGTCGGGGCCTACACCGCAAGGGCCATCGCGTGTTTCGCCTATCGGCAGCGGGTCCCGGTGGTGGACACCAACGTCCGCCGGGTGGTGTCGCGGGTCACGCATGGCCTCGCCGAGGCGCCGGCCAGCACCCGCGATCT
It includes:
- a CDS encoding carbonic anhydrase, giving the protein MPNSNPIAAWKSLKEGNERFVAGKPLHPSQGIEDRARLTEAQKPTAVLFGCGDSRVAAELIFDQGLGEMFVVRTAGHVIDSAVLGSIEYAVGVLNVPLIAVLGHDSCGAVKATLNALDEGEIPGGYIRDIVERVMPSILLGRRDGLTRVDEFEARHVMETGAQLLARSTVIAERVEAGSLAIVGLTYHLADGRVALRQHLGDIGEA